One part of the Denticeps clupeoides chromosome 16, fDenClu1.1, whole genome shotgun sequence genome encodes these proteins:
- the onecut1 gene encoding hepatocyte nuclear factor 6 isoform X2 → MNAQLSMENMGDLHGVSHEADLLSGDRSAVTHRGGGGGGARPMGMASILDAGDYHHRPPEHGLAGHLHPAMGMACEAPPGMSMSSTYTTLTPLQPLPPISTVSDKFPHHHHHHHHHHHPHHPHQRIPANVSGSFTLMRDDRGLASMNNLYAPYHKDVTSMGQSLSPLSGIHNSQQGLPPYAHPGAAMPAEKMLTPSGFEAHHPAMLARHGEQHMSASSAGMVQINGIHHHHHHHPHAHLGAQNHAQQNHASVPGSQVAGGGGGGSGQMEEVNTKEVAQRITTELKRYSIPQAIFAQRVLCRSQGTLSDLLRNPKPWSKLKSGRETFRRMWKWLQEPEFQRMSALRLAACKRKEQDHGKGDRGSVSKKPRLVFTDVQRRTLHAIFKENKRPSKELQITISQQLGLELATVSNFFMNARRRSLDKWIDDGSNSASSNSSSSTCTKA, encoded by the exons ATGAACGCCCAGCTGTCGATGGAGAACATGGGCGACCTGCACGGCGTGAGCCATGAAGCCGACCTGCTGAGCGGCGACAGGAGCGCGGTCACccaccgcggcggcggcggcggaggcgcGCGTCCGATGGGCATGGCGTCCATCCTGGACGCCGGCGACTACCACCACCGGCCCCCGGAGCACGGGCTCGCCGGACACCTGCACCCCGCCATGGGCATGGCGTGCGAGGCGCCGCCCGGCATGAGCATGAGCAGCACCTACACCACCCTGACCCCCCTGCAGCCGCTGCCCCCCATCTCCACCGTCTCGGACAAGTTCCcgcaccaccatcaccaccaccaccatcaccaccatcccCATCACCCCCACCAGCGGATCCCGGCCAACGTCAGCGGCAGCTTCACCTTGATGCGGGACGACAGGGGCCTGGCCTCCATGAACAACCTGTACGCTCCGTACCACAAGGATGTAACCAGCATGGGCCAGAGCCTCTCCCCGCTGTCCGGCATCCACAACTCCCAGCAGGGCCTGCCCCCGTACGCGCACCCGGGCGCCGCCATGCCCGCGGAGAAGATGCTCACCCCCAGCGGGTTCGAGGCGCATCACCCGGCCATGCTGGCCCGGCACGGGGAGCAGCACATGTCCGCGTCCTCGGCGGGCATGGTGCAGATCAACGGgatccaccaccaccaccaccaccacccccacgcCCACCTCGGCGCCCAGAACCACGCGCAGCAGAATCACGCCTCCGTGCCCGGGTCGCAGGTCGCCGGCGGGGGCGGGGGCGGCTCGGGACAGATGGAGGAGGTCAACACCAAGGAGGTGGCGCAGCGGATCACCACCGAGCTCAAGCGCTACAGCATCCCCCAGGCCATCTTCGCCCAGAGGGTGCTGTGCCGCTCGCAGGGGACCCTGTCCGACCTGTTGCGGAACCCCAAACCCTGGAGCAAGCTCAAGTCCGGCCGGGAGACGTTCCGGAGGATGTGGAAGTGGCTGCAGGAGCCTGAGTTCCAGAGGATGTCGGCACTCAGGCTCGCAG CATGCAAAAGGAAGGAACAGGACCACGGCAAGGGCGACCGGGGCAGTGTGAGCAAGAAGCCTCGGCTGGTCTTCACCGATGTCCAGCGTCGGACtttacatgcaatatttaaAGAGAACAAGCGGCCGTCCAAAGAATTACAAATCACCATCTCGCAGCAGCTGGGGCTGGAGCTGGCCACCGTCAGCAACTTCTTCATGAACGCGCGCCGGCGCAGCCTGGACAAGTGGATCGACGACGGCTCCAACTCGGCCAGCTCCAACTCCTCATCCAGCACTTGTACCAAAGCGTGA
- the onecut1 gene encoding hepatocyte nuclear factor 6 isoform X1 produces the protein MNAQLSMENMGDLHGVSHEADLLSGDRSAVTHRGGGGGGARPMGMASILDAGDYHHRPPEHGLAGHLHPAMGMACEAPPGMSMSSTYTTLTPLQPLPPISTVSDKFPHHHHHHHHHHHPHHPHQRIPANVSGSFTLMRDDRGLASMNNLYAPYHKDVTSMGQSLSPLSGIHNSQQGLPPYAHPGAAMPAEKMLTPSGFEAHHPAMLARHGEQHMSASSAGMVQINGIHHHHHHHPHAHLGAQNHAQQNHASVPGSQVAGGGGGGSGQMEEVNTKEVAQRITTELKRYSIPQAIFAQRVLCRSQGTLSDLLRNPKPWSKLKSGRETFRRMWKWLQEPEFQRMSALRLAGERNLACKRKEQDHGKGDRGSVSKKPRLVFTDVQRRTLHAIFKENKRPSKELQITISQQLGLELATVSNFFMNARRRSLDKWIDDGSNSASSNSSSSTCTKA, from the exons ATGAACGCCCAGCTGTCGATGGAGAACATGGGCGACCTGCACGGCGTGAGCCATGAAGCCGACCTGCTGAGCGGCGACAGGAGCGCGGTCACccaccgcggcggcggcggcggaggcgcGCGTCCGATGGGCATGGCGTCCATCCTGGACGCCGGCGACTACCACCACCGGCCCCCGGAGCACGGGCTCGCCGGACACCTGCACCCCGCCATGGGCATGGCGTGCGAGGCGCCGCCCGGCATGAGCATGAGCAGCACCTACACCACCCTGACCCCCCTGCAGCCGCTGCCCCCCATCTCCACCGTCTCGGACAAGTTCCcgcaccaccatcaccaccaccaccatcaccaccatcccCATCACCCCCACCAGCGGATCCCGGCCAACGTCAGCGGCAGCTTCACCTTGATGCGGGACGACAGGGGCCTGGCCTCCATGAACAACCTGTACGCTCCGTACCACAAGGATGTAACCAGCATGGGCCAGAGCCTCTCCCCGCTGTCCGGCATCCACAACTCCCAGCAGGGCCTGCCCCCGTACGCGCACCCGGGCGCCGCCATGCCCGCGGAGAAGATGCTCACCCCCAGCGGGTTCGAGGCGCATCACCCGGCCATGCTGGCCCGGCACGGGGAGCAGCACATGTCCGCGTCCTCGGCGGGCATGGTGCAGATCAACGGgatccaccaccaccaccaccaccacccccacgcCCACCTCGGCGCCCAGAACCACGCGCAGCAGAATCACGCCTCCGTGCCCGGGTCGCAGGTCGCCGGCGGGGGCGGGGGCGGCTCGGGACAGATGGAGGAGGTCAACACCAAGGAGGTGGCGCAGCGGATCACCACCGAGCTCAAGCGCTACAGCATCCCCCAGGCCATCTTCGCCCAGAGGGTGCTGTGCCGCTCGCAGGGGACCCTGTCCGACCTGTTGCGGAACCCCAAACCCTGGAGCAAGCTCAAGTCCGGCCGGGAGACGTTCCGGAGGATGTGGAAGTGGCTGCAGGAGCCTGAGTTCCAGAGGATGTCGGCACTCAGGCTCGCAGGTGAGCGAAACCTCG CATGCAAAAGGAAGGAACAGGACCACGGCAAGGGCGACCGGGGCAGTGTGAGCAAGAAGCCTCGGCTGGTCTTCACCGATGTCCAGCGTCGGACtttacatgcaatatttaaAGAGAACAAGCGGCCGTCCAAAGAATTACAAATCACCATCTCGCAGCAGCTGGGGCTGGAGCTGGCCACCGTCAGCAACTTCTTCATGAACGCGCGCCGGCGCAGCCTGGACAAGTGGATCGACGACGGCTCCAACTCGGCCAGCTCCAACTCCTCATCCAGCACTTGTACCAAAGCGTGA